From a single Sorghum bicolor cultivar BTx623 chromosome 5, Sorghum_bicolor_NCBIv3, whole genome shotgun sequence genomic region:
- the LOC8062640 gene encoding F-box protein At5g06550, with protein sequence MPGAFHSLLPLKRKRKSKRGRRRSHPKENDPNSFHLRSSSSASSRDIGCLVEPLGNLFLSATPRGNLRDAGLGALRPLPDDLLLDVLGFLPARDLAALSAASKALYVVASHDPLWRALVLDELGGAFDFAGSWRATYIAAASRGGQAYLIPPRALKIKGFYSDYLFQSWLCANMEMRHEWLARDNIERRRGMSVEQFIAEVEEPNRPVLLEGCIDTWPALQKWSRDYLLEISAGKDFAVGPVSMPLDRYFRYADNVQEERPLYLFDAKFAEKVPEMGRDYEVPEYFREDLFSVLGKERPDYRWVIIGPAGSGSSFHVDPNSTSAWNAIVKGAKKWVMFPPEVVPPGVHPSADGAEVTSPVSIMEWFMNFYGACKTWEKRPIECVCRAGEVVFVPNGWWHLVINLEESIAITQNYVSRRNLLNVLDFLKKPNASELVSGTTDRVNLHDKFRGAIEAAHPGMIKQLELEAQQKAAARKKKASFWDSAADAKSGGFKFSF encoded by the exons ATGCCGGGCGCCTTCCACTCCCTCCTCCCCCTCAAACGGAAGCGCAAATCCAAGCGCGGCCGCAGACGCAGTCACCCAAAGGAGAACGACCCCAACTCGTTCCACCTGAGAAGCTCCAGCTCCGCCTCCTCGAGAGACATCGGATGCCTCGTCGAGCCGCTCGGAAACCTCTTCCTCTCCGCCACCCCGCGCGGCAACCTCCGGGACGCGGGGCTGGGCGCGCTCCGGCCGCTCCCGGACGACCTGCTCCTCGACGTCCTGGGCTTCCTCCCCGCGCGCGACCTCGCGGCGCTCTCGGCCGCGTCCAAGGCGCTCTACGTCGTCGCCTCCCACGACCCGCTCTGGCGGGCGCTCGTCCTCGACGAGCTCGGCGGCGCGTTCGACTTCGCCGGGTCCTGGCGCGCCACCTACATCGCCGCCGCCTCCCGCGGCGGCCAGGCCTACCTCATCCCCCCGCGCGCTCTGAAGATCAAGGGATTCTACTCCGACTACCTCTTCCAGAGCTGGCTCTGCGCCAACATGGAGATGCGGCACGAGTGGCTCGCGCGGGACAACATCGAGCGCCGCCGCGGCATGTCCGTGGAGCAGTTCATCGCCGAGGTCGAGGAGCCCAACAGGCCGGTGCTGCTGGAAGGGTGCATCGATACCTGGCCAGCGTTGCAGAAATGGAGCAGAGACTACCTGCTGGAGATCTCGGCGGGCAAGGATTTCGCTGTCGGGCCAGTGAGCATGCCATTGGATAGGTACTTCCGGTATGCTGACAATGTCCAGGAGGAGAGGCCATTGTACCTGTTTGATGCGAAGTTTGCTGAGAAAGTGCCGGAGATGGGGAGGGACTATGAGGTTCCGGAGTACTTCAGAGAGGACCTGTTTAGTGTTCTTGGGAAGGAGAGGCCGGATTACAGGTGGGTTATCATTGGACCAGCAGGGTCGGGCTCATCGTTCCATGTCGATCCCAACTCGACGTCGGCATGGAATGCTATCGTCAAGGGGGCTAAGAAGTGGGTGATGTTCCCACCAGAGGTTGTGCCGCCTGGTGTCCACCCAAGTGCTGATGGAGCAGAGGTCACCAGCCCTGTGTCTATCATGGAGTGGTTCATGAACTTCTATGGGGCTTGTAAGACCTGGGAGAAGAGGCCTATTGAATGCGTGTGCCGAGCTGGGGAGGTGGTTTTCGTGCCTAATGGATGGTGGCATTTGGTCAtcaatcttgaagagtcaattGCCATTACCCAGAATTATGTGAGCAG GAGGAATTTGTTGAATGTTCTTGATTTCCTCAAGAAGCCCAACGCAAGTGAGCTTGTCTCCGGGACTACGGACAGAGTGAATCTGCACGACAAGTTCCGTGGTGCCATCGAGGCTGCCCACCCTGGCATGATCAAGCAGCTTGAGCTTGAGGCTCAGCAGAAGGCCGCTGCTCGTAAGAAGAAAGCGTCATTCTGGGATTCGGCTGCCGATGCCAAGAGTGGAGGATTCAAGTTCTCCTTCTGA
- the LOC8071948 gene encoding 21 kDa protein codes for MAAPQPRALTTHHHHLLLLLLIVVFTMASAHTTAAPAPRAAAAAAESPSPAAMSFLRARCATTLYPALCYDSLLPYASEVQDNPARLARVAADVAAARLRALSARVKDILRHVGGDPAEGAAALRDCASTVSAAASLARQSSAELTKLEPDAGRVVTTSAGDGMSSSRQARWEVSNAKTWLSAAMANEGTCADGLVEAGAAAAAGKEVTAGVAAVKQYTSNALALVNGIPL; via the coding sequence ATGGCGGCGCCGCAGCCTCGAGCCCTCActacccaccaccaccaccttctcctcctcctcctcatcgtcgTCTTCACCATGGCTAGTGCGCACACGACAGCGGCACCCGCAccgagggcggcggcggcggcggccgagaGTCCATCGCCAGCGGCGATGTCCTTCCTCCGTGCCCGCTGCGCCACCACGCTGTACCCGGCGCTCTGCTACGACTCCCTCCTCCCGTACGCCTCCGAGGTCCAGGACAACCCCGCCCGTCTCGCGCgcgtcgccgccgacgtcgcGGCGGCGCGCCTCCGCGCCCTCTCTGCCCGCGTCAAGGACATCCTCCGGCACGTCGGCGGCGATCCAGCAGAGGGAGCCGCCGCGCTGCGCGACTGCGCGAGCACGGTCTCCGCCGCGGCGAGCCTGGCGAGGCAGTCGTCGGCCGAGCTCACCAAGCTGGAGCCGGACGCCGGTCGCGTCGTCACGACTTCGGCAGGCGACGGGATGAGCAGCAGCAGGCAGGCCAGGTGGGAGGTGTCCAACGCCAAGACGTGGCTCAGCGCCGCGATGGCCAACGAGGGGACGTGCGCCGACGGGCTGGTGGAAGCTGGCGCCGCGGCAGCCGCGGGGAAGGAGGTCACCGCCGGCGTGGCGGCCGTGAAGCAGTACACCAGCAACGCCCTCGCGCTTGTCAATGGCATTCCACTGTGA
- the LOC8071947 gene encoding prolycopene isomerase, chloroplastic, translating to MPPLAARVHAPILLAPVAPHPATRLCASSGPRGGVGGFRRGALASEKPQAVAVAEKAGGEVGGGEGEGPYDAIVIGSGIGGLVAATQLAAKGARVLVLEKYLIPGGSSGYYRRDGFTFDVGSSVMFGFSDKGNLNLITQALEAVGRKMEVLPDPSTVHFHLPGDLSVLVHRKYEDFINELISKFPHEKEGILKFYDTCWKIFNSLNSLELKSLEEPLYLFGQFFQKPLECLTLAYYLPQNAGDIARKFIKDQELLSFIDAECFIVSTVNALQTPMINASMVLCDRHFGGINYPVGGVGGIAISLADGLVEKGSEIRYKANVTNVILENGKAVGVRLSNGKEFFAKTVISNATRWDTFGKLLKEKELPEEEKNFQKNYVKAPSFLSIHMGVKASVLPAGTDCHHFVLEDNWNNLEKSYGSIFLSIPTVLDPSLAPEGHHILHVFTTAGIEDWEGLSRKEYEEKKEEVANEIIRRLEKKLFPGLQDSIVLKEVGSPKTHRRFLARNDGTYGPMPRGKPKGLLAMPFNTTSIDGLYCVGDSCFPGQGVIAVAFSGIMCAHRVAADIGLEQKSPVLDAGLLGLLRWFRTLA from the exons AtgccgccgctcgccgcgcGCGTCCACGCCCCGATTCTCCTCGCCCCCGTCGCACCTCACCCCGCCACGCGCCTCTGCGCATCAAGCGGGCcccgcggcggcgtcggcgggtTCAGGAGGGGCGCGCTGGCCTCGGAGAAGCCGCAGGCGGTGGCGGTCGCGGAGAAAGCCGGCGGCGAGGTTGGTGGAGGAGAGGGCGAGGGCCCGTACGACGCGATTGTGATCGGGTCCGGGATCGGAGGCCTGGTGGCGGCCACGCAGCTCGCGGCCAAGGGCGCGCGGGTGCTGGTCCTCGAGAAGTACCTCATCCCCGGGGGAAGCTCCGGGTACTACCGCCGCGACGGGTTCACCTTCGACGTCGGCTCCTCCGTCATGTTCGGCTTCTCTGACAAG GGTAACTTGAATTTGATCACACAAGCATTGGAAGCAGTTGGGCGTAAGATGGAAGTTCTACCTGACCCTTCTACAGTCCATTTCCACCTACCTGGTGATCTCTCTGTCCTTGTGCATAGAAAGTATGAAGACTTCATCAACGAACTGATCAGCAAATTCCCTCACGAGAAAGAAGGGATCCTTAAATTCTACGATACGTGCTGGAAG ATCTTCAATTCACTAAATTCGTTGGAGCTGAAGTCTCTAGAGGAACCTCTTTATCTTTTTGGGCAATTTTTTCAGAAGCCTCTGGAATGCTTAACTCTAG CTTATTATTTGCCACAGAATGCTGGGGATATTGCTCGCAAGTTCATTAAAGATCAGGAGCTACTCTCCTTCATAGATGCCGAG TGTTTTATTGTGAGCACAGTCAATGCCTTACAAACACCCATGATAAATGCAAGCATG GTCTTGTGCGATAGGCACTTTGGGGGGATTAATTATCCagttggtggtgttggtggtATTGCAATATCCCTGGCAGATGGCCTTGTTGAAAAGGGCAGTGAAATCCGTTACAAGGCGAATGTAACCAATGTTATTCTTGAAAATGGAAAGGCT GTTGGGGTGAGGTTATCAAATGGGAAGGAGTTCTTTGCTAAAACGGTTATATCAAATGCCACTAGATGGGACACGTTTG GAAAACTCTTGAAAGAAAAAGAACTTCCAGAAGAGGAGAAAAACTTTCAAAAGAATTACGTTAAAGCACCATCATTCCTTTCAATTCATATGGGTGTCAAAGCGTCAGTTCTGCCTGCTGGCACTGACTGCCACCATTTTGTACTTGAG GATAATTGGAATAATTTGGAAAAGTCTTATGGAAGCATATTTTTAAGTATCCCTACAGTTCTTGATCCATCATTAGCTCCTGAAGGACATCATATACTTCATGTATTTACTACCGCAGGCATAGAAGACTGGGAG GGTCTTTCTAGGAAGGAGTATGAAGAGAAAAAAGAGGAGGTAGCCAATGAGATTATAAGAAGGCTTGAAAAGAAGTTGTTTCCTGGTCTTCAAGATTCAATAGTCCTCAAAGAG GTAGGCTCACCAAAAACTCACCGAAGATTTCTTGCTCGAAATGATGGTACATATGGACCAATGCCACGGGGTAAACCGAAGGGCTTACTGGCTATGCCTTTCAATACTACT TCAATAGACGGCCTTTACTGTGTTGGTGATAGCTGTTTTCCCGGGCAAGGTGTCATAGCTGTAGCATTCTCAGGGATCATGTGTGCTCACCGAGTTGCTGCAGATATTG GACTAGAGCAAAAATCTCCGGTTCTAGATGCTGGTCTTCTTGGGCTACTCAGGTGGTTCAGAACACTTGCATAG